A genomic segment from Amycolatopsis camponoti encodes:
- a CDS encoding glycosyltransferase has translation MVFILPAAPPGSDTYDKRMCQNLPAVGQPVLELPMAGDWPEPDATSRRRLARSLAALPDRTVVLLDGVIASGVPEIVVPHARRLRLAVLVHQALADEPGLDPSHAAELDACERETLRMAGMVVATSPWLARLLIDRHDLDPGRVYVAKPGTDAAPLAAGADGVSRLLCVGDVSRRNGQDLLVQALGEVDHLALSCVMAGSLEADRGYVDELGWSIERLGLGGRITLAGDAVDLNAAYNAADLLVIPARAATSGMFVAQALARGIPVLATEVGGVYDALGVDADGEMPGLLVPPNDPFALADALHRWYADPELRRSLRTAALGRGSALEEWESAARRLTQALSKLASEPRIVA, from the coding sequence ATGGTGTTCATCCTCCCGGCCGCACCGCCGGGGAGCGACACGTACGACAAGCGCATGTGCCAGAACCTGCCCGCCGTCGGGCAGCCGGTGCTGGAGCTGCCGATGGCCGGCGACTGGCCCGAGCCCGACGCGACGTCCCGGCGTCGCCTGGCCAGATCCCTGGCCGCCCTGCCGGACCGGACGGTGGTGCTGCTCGACGGCGTGATCGCGTCGGGCGTGCCCGAGATCGTCGTGCCGCACGCGCGCCGGCTGCGGCTGGCCGTGCTGGTGCACCAGGCCCTGGCCGACGAGCCCGGCCTCGACCCGTCACACGCGGCGGAGCTGGACGCGTGCGAGCGCGAGACGCTGCGGATGGCCGGGATGGTCGTCGCGACGAGCCCGTGGCTCGCCCGCCTGCTGATCGACCGCCACGACCTGGACCCGGGCCGCGTCTACGTGGCCAAGCCGGGCACGGACGCGGCGCCGCTCGCCGCGGGCGCGGACGGCGTCTCCCGGCTGTTGTGCGTCGGCGACGTCAGCCGCCGCAACGGCCAGGACCTGCTGGTCCAGGCCCTCGGCGAGGTGGATCACCTCGCGCTGTCCTGCGTCATGGCCGGCTCGCTGGAGGCCGACCGGGGTTACGTCGACGAGCTCGGCTGGTCCATCGAACGGCTCGGCCTCGGCGGCCGCATAACGTTGGCGGGCGACGCGGTCGACCTCAACGCGGCGTACAACGCGGCGGATTTGCTGGTGATCCCGGCCCGCGCGGCGACGTCCGGCATGTTCGTAGCGCAGGCACTGGCCCGCGGCATCCCGGTACTGGCCACCGAGGTCGGCGGGGTGTACGACGCACTGGGCGTGGATGCCGACGGCGAGATGCCGGGGTTGCTGGTGCCACCGAACGACCCGTTCGCGCTGGCGGACGCGCTGCACCGCTGGTACGCGGACCCGGAGCTGCGCCGGTCTTTGAGAACGGCGGCACTGGGCCGGGGAAGCGCACTGGAGGAGTGGGAGTCCGCGGCCCGGCGTCTGACGCAGGCGCTGTCGAAGTTGGCTTCCGAGCCCCGCATCGTCGCCTGA
- a CDS encoding serine/threonine-protein kinase, giving the protein MLVESRRIRDRYRLLEPIGGGAMGTVWRAQDEMLGRTVAIKELLLPHDHDEHRTEEAKNRAMREARIAARLQHSHAITVFAVLEEEDRPWLIMEYLPSKSFAVLIGEEPASVDDAIRVGAQISSALAGAHRAGIVHRDVKPANILVSDDGTAKITDFGISRAIGDVKLTATGEIAGTPAYLAPEVARGEDADFAADVFSLGATLYAAVEGQPPYGTADNPIALLYKASSGEIEPPTKAERLTPLLLRMLATDPAERPSMDEVEQELRALLTDAEPGESVLAATVPEAEVADVPAAVPTVPATVAVPPAGEVATVSPGARKGMIAVGAGAALLCVAVVVAILLVVRQKAPTDTAAPPPATQPSTSASVTPPPSASPSPSPSPTPSTTAPSTSTPVSPVSSTTSAADALSAYYRLLPGNLPAAWNLLTDNFKASRHQTYDTYKSFWSRYKSVNATNVKEAGPGRVTATVLYDGGKAETDTFTMVQVKGVWMIDSQG; this is encoded by the coding sequence ATGCTCGTGGAAAGTCGCCGGATCCGCGATCGGTACCGGCTGCTCGAGCCGATCGGCGGCGGGGCGATGGGCACGGTGTGGCGGGCCCAGGACGAAATGCTCGGCCGCACCGTGGCGATCAAGGAACTCCTGCTGCCGCACGACCACGACGAGCACCGCACCGAAGAGGCGAAGAACCGCGCGATGCGCGAGGCGCGGATCGCCGCCCGGCTGCAGCATTCCCACGCGATCACGGTGTTCGCCGTCCTCGAGGAAGAGGACCGGCCGTGGTTGATCATGGAGTACCTGCCGTCGAAGAGCTTCGCCGTGCTGATCGGCGAGGAACCGGCCTCGGTCGACGACGCCATCCGCGTCGGCGCGCAGATCAGCTCGGCGCTGGCCGGCGCGCACCGCGCCGGGATCGTGCACCGCGACGTGAAGCCGGCCAACATCCTGGTCTCCGACGACGGCACGGCGAAGATCACCGACTTCGGCATCTCCCGCGCGATCGGTGACGTCAAGCTGACGGCGACCGGCGAGATCGCCGGCACGCCCGCGTACCTCGCGCCCGAGGTGGCCCGCGGCGAGGACGCGGACTTCGCCGCCGACGTCTTCTCGCTCGGCGCCACGCTCTACGCCGCCGTAGAGGGCCAGCCGCCGTACGGCACGGCGGACAACCCGATCGCCTTGCTCTACAAGGCCTCCAGCGGGGAGATCGAGCCGCCCACCAAGGCGGAGCGGCTGACCCCGCTGCTGCTGCGGATGCTCGCGACCGATCCGGCCGAGCGGCCGTCGATGGACGAGGTGGAGCAGGAGCTGCGAGCGCTGCTGACGGACGCGGAGCCGGGCGAGTCGGTCCTCGCGGCGACGGTCCCCGAGGCCGAGGTCGCCGACGTGCCGGCCGCGGTGCCGACCGTCCCGGCCACCGTCGCCGTACCGCCGGCCGGCGAAGTCGCCACCGTGTCGCCGGGCGCGCGCAAGGGCATGATCGCGGTCGGGGCGGGCGCGGCGCTGCTGTGCGTCGCGGTCGTCGTCGCGATCCTGCTGGTCGTGCGGCAGAAAGCGCCGACGGACACCGCGGCCCCGCCGCCCGCGACGCAGCCGTCGACCTCGGCGTCCGTGACACCTCCGCCATCGGCGTCACCTTCGCCGTCGCCTTCCCCGACCCCGTCGACCACGGCGCCCTCCACTTCGACGCCGGTCTCGCCGGTGTCCTCGACGACGAGCGCCGCGGACGCGCTCTCGGCCTACTACCGGCTGTTGCCCGGCAACCTGCCGGCGGCGTGGAACCTCCTGACGGACAACTTCAAGGCTTCCCGGCACCAGACGTACGACACGTACAAGAGCTTCTGGAGCCGGTACAAGTCGGTGAACGCGACCAACGTGAAGGAAGCCGGCCCCGGCAGGGTGACCGCGACCGTCCTTTACGACGGTGGCAAGGCCGAGACCGACACCTTCACGATGGTCCAGGTGAAGGGCGTTTGGATGATTGACTCCCAAGGCTGA
- a CDS encoding lysylphosphatidylglycerol synthase transmembrane domain-containing protein, translating into MKRALAWLRIFGAFAILGVLVWQLGSDAFLDGLGRINPPGVLAALVIGFATTLFSAGRWQIVATRLGLRLSLRTAVADYYRALFLNGVLPAGVLGDVHRAVQHGRDSGDVPRGVRAVVLERTAGQLVLIASAVAVVLVSPDVVPGAFREVVTITGVVVVLAAVAAIVAGRVFGGRWIHSPSKVRRGFAVTLADLRLGLFTRETWPGVGFLSVATLAGHLALFVVAARVAGVGAPVGQLVPLMILALLAMGLPLNVGGFGPREGVCALLFGAAGLGAAQGVTVAVVYGVLTLVASLPGAGVLLVRSVAGFRVTRAPHTGVALAPRMAAGTGIESEVGFKS; encoded by the coding sequence GTGAAACGCGCACTGGCCTGGCTGCGGATCTTCGGCGCTTTCGCCATCCTCGGCGTCCTCGTCTGGCAGCTCGGCAGCGACGCCTTCCTCGACGGCCTCGGCCGGATCAACCCGCCCGGCGTGCTCGCCGCCCTGGTCATCGGCTTCGCGACGACGTTGTTCAGCGCCGGTCGCTGGCAGATCGTCGCCACCCGGCTCGGCCTGCGGCTTTCCCTGCGGACCGCGGTCGCCGACTACTACCGCGCGCTGTTCCTCAACGGCGTGCTGCCCGCGGGCGTCCTCGGCGACGTCCACCGCGCGGTGCAGCACGGCCGCGACTCCGGCGACGTGCCGCGCGGCGTGCGCGCCGTCGTCCTGGAGCGCACCGCCGGCCAGCTCGTGCTGATCGCGTCCGCGGTCGCCGTCGTGCTGGTGTCGCCGGACGTCGTGCCCGGCGCGTTCCGCGAGGTCGTGACGATCACCGGGGTGGTCGTCGTGCTGGCCGCGGTCGCCGCGATCGTCGCCGGGCGCGTGTTCGGCGGACGCTGGATCCACAGCCCGTCGAAGGTCCGGCGTGGCTTCGCCGTCACGCTCGCCGACCTGCGGCTCGGCCTGTTCACCCGGGAGACCTGGCCCGGCGTGGGCTTCCTGTCGGTCGCGACGCTGGCCGGGCACCTGGCGCTGTTCGTCGTCGCCGCCCGCGTCGCCGGCGTGGGCGCGCCGGTCGGGCAGCTCGTGCCGCTGATGATCCTCGCGCTGCTCGCGATGGGTCTCCCGCTCAACGTCGGCGGCTTCGGCCCGCGCGAGGGCGTCTGCGCCCTGCTCTTCGGCGCGGCCGGTCTGGGCGCCGCCCAAGGTGTCACCGTCGCTGTGGTCTACGGCGTGCTCACGCTCGTCGCGAGCCTGCCCGGCGCCGGTGTCCTGCTCGTCCGGAGCGTCGCCGGGTTCCGCGTGACCCGCGCTCCGCACACCGGTGTCGCGCTCGCCCCGCGCATGGCGGCCGGCACCGGGATCGAATCGGAAGTGGGGTTCAAGTCATGA
- a CDS encoding zinc-dependent alcohol dehydrogenase, translating to MEQAFWVQSPGEGALRPVTLREPEPGEVLVRTLFSGVSRGTETLVFRGGVPANQHDVMRAPFQEGEFPGPVKYGYLNVGVVERGPDDLEGKTVFCLYPHQTAYVVPASAVTPVPDAVPPGRAILAGTVETAVNAVWDAQPKLGDRIAVIGAGMVGCSVAKLLQGFPATRVQLIDVDPSRAGIADALGVDFSTPEAAKDGCDLVVHASASEAGLAKALELLAPEGTVVELSWYGDRRVSVPLGENFHSRRLTIRSSQVGTVARPDRDYAQRLGLALELLADPAFEALVSGECVFEDLPSVLPRLATNELSALCLRVMYQPQ from the coding sequence GTGGAACAGGCTTTCTGGGTTCAAAGCCCCGGCGAAGGCGCCCTCCGCCCGGTGACCCTGCGTGAGCCGGAACCCGGCGAAGTCCTCGTCCGCACGCTCTTCTCCGGCGTCTCCCGCGGCACCGAAACCCTGGTCTTCCGCGGCGGCGTCCCGGCGAACCAGCACGACGTCATGCGCGCGCCGTTCCAGGAGGGCGAGTTCCCCGGCCCGGTCAAGTACGGCTACCTCAACGTCGGTGTCGTCGAGCGGGGTCCGGACGACCTCGAGGGCAAGACGGTCTTCTGCCTCTACCCGCACCAGACCGCGTACGTCGTCCCCGCGAGCGCCGTGACGCCGGTGCCGGACGCCGTTCCGCCCGGCCGCGCGATCCTCGCCGGGACCGTCGAGACCGCGGTCAACGCCGTCTGGGACGCGCAGCCGAAGCTCGGCGACCGGATCGCGGTGATCGGCGCCGGCATGGTCGGCTGCAGCGTCGCCAAGCTGCTGCAGGGCTTCCCGGCCACGCGCGTGCAGCTGATCGACGTCGACCCTTCGCGGGCCGGGATCGCCGACGCCCTCGGGGTCGACTTCTCGACGCCGGAAGCCGCGAAAGACGGCTGTGACCTGGTCGTGCACGCGAGCGCGTCCGAAGCGGGGCTCGCGAAGGCGCTGGAGCTTCTCGCGCCGGAAGGGACGGTCGTCGAGCTGTCCTGGTACGGCGACCGCCGGGTGAGCGTGCCGCTCGGGGAGAACTTCCATTCGCGACGTCTGACGATCCGCAGCAGCCAGGTCGGGACGGTCGCGCGGCCCGACCGGGACTACGCCCAGCGGCTCGGCCTCGCCCTCGAGCTGCTCGCCGATCCGGCCTTCGAAGCACTGGTCAGCGGCGAGTGCGTGTTTGAAGATCTTCCGTCCGTGTTACCCAGGTTGGCCACGAATGAACTTTCCGCCCTCTGCCTCCGTGTCATGTATCAGCCGCAGTGA
- a CDS encoding 6-pyruvoyl trahydropterin synthase family protein: MFSITVRDHVMVAHSFRGEVFGPAQRLHGATFVVDATFRRAELDEDNIVVDIGKATEELGAVLSDLNYRNLDDEPEFKGINTSTEFLAKVVADRLADAVHAGRLGEGARGLEGIAVSLKESHVAWASYERAL, from the coding sequence GTGTTCAGCATCACCGTCCGTGACCACGTGATGGTCGCCCACAGCTTCCGCGGAGAAGTCTTCGGACCCGCGCAACGCCTGCACGGCGCGACCTTCGTGGTGGATGCGACCTTCCGCCGCGCCGAGCTCGACGAGGACAACATCGTCGTCGACATCGGCAAGGCCACGGAAGAGCTCGGGGCGGTGCTGAGCGACCTGAACTACCGCAACCTCGACGACGAGCCGGAGTTCAAGGGCATCAACACCTCCACCGAGTTCCTCGCGAAGGTCGTCGCCGACCGCCTCGCCGACGCCGTCCACGCCGGACGCCTCGGCGAAGGCGCGCGCGGCCTCGAAGGCATCGCCGTCTCGCTGAAGGAATCGCACGTCGCCTGGGCGAGTTACGAGCGTGCGCTGTGA
- the ribA gene encoding GTP cyclohydrolase II — MTASDVSDLAGGLPHRPVVERVVDTRLPTRHGTFRAVGYLDRAGTEQVALVHGEISELGTLTRVHSECLTGDVLASTHCECGEQLAAALDRIVEEGSGVLVYVRGHEGRGIGLLAKLKAMRLQDEGLDTVDANVALGLPVDARDYHAAAGILQDLGVRSVRLLSNNPSKVEQLTRYGIRISEQVPLLVPPNPESLRYLRTKAERMDHLLPHLGQAFSGA; from the coding sequence ATGACCGCGAGCGACGTCAGTGATCTTGCGGGGGGTCTGCCGCACCGGCCCGTGGTCGAGCGGGTCGTCGACACCCGGCTGCCGACCCGGCACGGGACCTTCCGCGCGGTCGGCTACCTCGACCGCGCCGGGACCGAGCAGGTCGCGCTGGTCCACGGCGAGATCAGCGAGCTGGGCACGCTGACCCGCGTGCACAGCGAATGCCTGACCGGCGACGTCCTCGCCTCGACGCACTGCGAATGCGGCGAGCAGCTGGCGGCGGCGCTGGACCGGATCGTCGAAGAGGGCTCGGGCGTGCTGGTCTACGTCCGGGGCCACGAGGGCCGCGGCATCGGCCTGCTCGCGAAGCTCAAGGCGATGCGGCTGCAGGACGAGGGTCTCGACACGGTCGACGCGAACGTGGCGCTCGGCCTGCCGGTCGACGCCCGCGACTACCACGCGGCGGCGGGCATCCTGCAGGACCTGGGGGTCCGGTCGGTGCGGCTGCTGTCGAACAACCCGAGCAAGGTCGAACAGCTCACGCGCTACGGAATCCGGATCAGCGAGCAGGTTCCGCTGCTGGTTCCGCCGAATCCCGAGAGCCTGCGGTACTTGCGGACCAAGGCGGAACGGATGGACCACCTGCTCCCGCACCTGGGCCAGGCGTTCTCAGGCGCCTAG
- a CDS encoding glycosyltransferase family 4 protein — translation MNSLYVILPGDVDDASVPSGGNTYDRRMCDRLADAGLDVHEIAVSGSWPRPDTEARAVLGHLLSALPTGSAVLLDGLVACGVPEVVVPQARRLSLSVLVHLPLADETGLPPALAAELDALERETLRAASSVVATSEWAARRLVSHHGLAPHRVHAVPPGVDPAPPAIGTDGMSRLVCVANVTPRKGQGVLAQALETVADLRWTCECVGGIRRETKYVERLREHRLGARFTLTGPRTGAALAATYHSADLLVLPSRGETFGMVVTEALARGVPVLTTDVDALPDTVGVAPDGSVPGMLVPGDDVEALGAALRRWLTEPELRTRLRASAKLRRETLTGWDATARRIAEVLQRQEAAA, via the coding sequence GTGAACAGCCTCTACGTGATCCTCCCCGGGGACGTCGACGACGCGTCCGTCCCGAGTGGAGGCAACACCTACGACCGCCGGATGTGCGACCGGCTCGCCGACGCCGGCCTCGACGTCCACGAGATCGCCGTCTCCGGCTCCTGGCCGCGCCCGGACACCGAGGCCCGCGCGGTCCTCGGTCACCTGCTCTCCGCGCTGCCCACCGGGTCCGCGGTGCTGCTCGACGGGCTGGTCGCCTGTGGCGTGCCCGAGGTCGTCGTCCCGCAGGCGCGCCGGCTGTCGCTCTCGGTGCTGGTGCACCTGCCGCTGGCCGACGAGACCGGCCTGCCGCCCGCGCTGGCCGCCGAGCTCGACGCCCTCGAGCGCGAAACGCTGCGGGCCGCGAGCTCGGTCGTCGCGACCAGCGAGTGGGCCGCGCGCCGGCTGGTGAGCCACCACGGTCTCGCCCCGCACCGCGTGCACGCCGTGCCGCCCGGCGTCGACCCGGCACCGCCGGCCATCGGCACCGACGGCATGTCCCGCCTGGTCTGCGTGGCCAACGTGACCCCGCGCAAGGGCCAGGGCGTGCTCGCCCAGGCCCTGGAAACCGTCGCCGACCTGCGCTGGACCTGCGAATGCGTCGGCGGGATCCGGCGCGAGACGAAGTACGTCGAGCGGCTGCGCGAGCACCGGCTCGGCGCCCGCTTCACCCTCACCGGCCCCCGCACCGGCGCGGCGCTGGCCGCGACCTACCACTCCGCCGACCTGCTCGTGCTGCCCTCGCGCGGCGAGACGTTCGGCATGGTCGTCACCGAGGCCCTCGCCCGGGGCGTGCCGGTGCTGACCACCGACGTCGACGCGCTGCCCGACACCGTCGGCGTCGCGCCGGACGGCTCGGTGCCCGGGATGCTCGTGCCCGGCGACGACGTCGAAGCGCTCGGCGCCGCCCTGCGCCGCTGGCTCACCGAGCCGGAGCTGCGGACGCGGCTGCGCGCCTCGGCGAAGCTGCGCCGCGAGACCCTGACCGGCTGGGACGCCACCGCCCGCCGGATCGCCGAAGTCCTGCAGCGGCAGGAGGCGGCGGCATGA
- a CDS encoding creatininase family protein: MTDLFPLSTTADEQQRGAAVAVLPVGSFEQHGAHLPLATDTVIAATLAKAVAGAYPVLHLPPITISCSHEHAAWTGTVSISARTLHAVITDVAASLKASGVGRLVLVNGHGGNYVLSNVVQEAAGAMALFPGVADWQAAHTAAGLRTSLDDDMHAGELETSILLHAHPHLVRPGHETADHVTDREHLLTLGLRPYTESGVVGRPSLATAAKGHVVLDTLVQRFAGVLEVLGA, from the coding sequence GTGACCGATCTCTTCCCGCTCTCGACCACGGCCGACGAGCAGCAGCGGGGCGCGGCGGTCGCGGTGCTGCCGGTCGGCAGCTTCGAGCAGCACGGCGCGCACCTGCCCCTGGCGACCGACACGGTCATCGCGGCGACCCTCGCGAAGGCCGTCGCCGGCGCCTACCCCGTGCTCCACCTGCCGCCGATCACGATCTCGTGCTCGCACGAGCACGCGGCGTGGACCGGCACGGTGAGCATCTCCGCGCGAACGTTGCACGCGGTGATCACCGATGTCGCCGCGTCACTGAAGGCGTCCGGGGTCGGGCGGCTCGTCCTGGTCAACGGGCACGGCGGCAACTACGTACTGTCCAATGTGGTCCAAGAGGCCGCCGGTGCGATGGCGTTGTTCCCCGGCGTCGCGGACTGGCAGGCCGCGCACACCGCGGCCGGCCTCCGGACGTCGCTGGACGACGACATGCACGCCGGCGAGCTGGAGACCTCGATCCTGCTGCACGCGCACCCGCACCTCGTGCGGCCCGGCCACGAGACGGCCGACCACGTCACCGACCGGGAGCACCTGCTGACGCTGGGCCTGCGGCCCTACACGGAGTCGGGGGTGGTCGGCCGTCCTTCGCTGGCGACCGCCGCGAAGGGCCACGTCGTGCTGGACACGCTGGTCCAGCGCTTCGCCGGCGTGCTCGAGGTGCTAGGCGCCTGA
- a CDS encoding methyltransferase domain-containing protein, with product MSELASESVSTARSGSVAAAFAPDWLYLREPADAAARATELVDELRDHLPDGGLVIRDLGCGTGSLGRWLAARLPGPQRWILHDEDADLLTRARTSLPSTALAGSPVDVVTEQQDVTALRAADLAGTSLVTASALLDLLTEAEVTALARAIVEAGCAALLMLSVTGRVELSPADPLDAALSSSFNAHQRRLTGGRRLLGPTAVDVAATAFGRLGATVVRAESAWRLGPDQAELQRQWLEGWVGAAVEQLPELRPAADVYLQRRLEMAEAGELHAVIHHGDLLVLPPSLEVAA from the coding sequence ATGAGTGAGCTTGCGAGCGAATCAGTCAGCACTGCGCGTAGCGGCAGCGTAGCGGCCGCGTTCGCCCCGGACTGGCTGTACCTGCGGGAACCCGCCGACGCCGCGGCCCGCGCCACCGAACTCGTCGACGAGCTGCGTGACCACCTGCCGGACGGCGGCTTGGTCATCCGCGACCTCGGCTGCGGCACCGGCTCGCTCGGCCGCTGGCTGGCCGCGCGCCTGCCCGGCCCCCAGCGCTGGATCCTGCACGACGAGGACGCCGACCTGCTCACCCGCGCCCGCACCTCCCTGCCGTCCACCGCGCTGGCCGGCAGCCCCGTCGACGTCGTCACCGAGCAGCAGGACGTCACCGCGCTGCGCGCCGCCGACCTCGCCGGGACGTCGCTGGTCACCGCGTCCGCCCTGCTCGATCTGCTGACCGAAGCCGAGGTCACGGCGCTGGCCAGGGCGATCGTCGAGGCGGGCTGTGCGGCGCTGCTGATGCTTTCGGTCACCGGCCGGGTGGAACTGTCGCCCGCCGACCCGCTCGACGCCGCCCTCTCGTCCTCCTTCAACGCCCACCAGCGCCGGCTCACCGGCGGCCGGCGGCTGCTCGGCCCCACCGCGGTGGACGTCGCGGCGACCGCGTTCGGCCGGCTCGGCGCCACGGTCGTGCGCGCCGAGAGCGCCTGGCGGCTCGGGCCCGACCAAGCCGAACTACAGCGGCAGTGGCTCGAGGGGTGGGTCGGCGCCGCCGTCGAGCAGCTGCCGGAGCTGCGCCCCGCCGCCGACGTCTACCTGCAGCGCCGGCTCGAGATGGCCGAGGCCGGCGAGCTGCACGCGGTGATCCACCACGGCGACCTGCTGGTCCTGCCGCCGAGCCTGGAGGTGGCGGCGTGA
- a CDS encoding inositol monophosphatase family protein, with protein MSEHAALLDVAREAVAKATEIVRSRPTFSVSAKGDRDLVTDVDTAVEDALREFLTAETPEIGVLGEERGRSGDGSGRWWALDPIDGTANFARGIPLCGISLALVDGEHSTVAAIALPYLGVTYTASRGEGAFANGERVGASVATEMSDAMIAVGDFAIGRLAEQKNATRLRLLSDLGARAQKIRMLGTAAIDLAWVADGKLDAALILSNNPWDTMAGVLLVREAGGAVVDRDGSEHTVGSSSTIAVGAGLRKEILDALDRAYGVVR; from the coding sequence ATGAGCGAGCATGCCGCACTACTCGACGTCGCGCGCGAAGCCGTGGCGAAGGCGACGGAGATCGTCCGGTCGCGCCCGACTTTTTCCGTTTCCGCGAAAGGTGATCGCGACCTGGTGACCGACGTCGACACGGCGGTCGAGGACGCGCTGCGGGAGTTCCTCACGGCCGAGACGCCGGAGATCGGCGTCCTGGGCGAGGAGCGCGGCCGCAGCGGCGACGGCAGCGGCCGCTGGTGGGCGCTCGACCCGATCGACGGCACCGCGAACTTCGCCCGCGGAATTCCGCTCTGCGGGATTTCCCTGGCCCTGGTGGACGGCGAGCACAGCACGGTCGCCGCGATCGCCCTGCCGTACCTCGGTGTCACGTACACCGCTTCGCGCGGCGAAGGTGCTTTCGCGAACGGAGAGCGCGTCGGCGCGTCCGTCGCGACGGAAATGTCGGACGCCATGATCGCCGTCGGTGACTTCGCGATCGGCCGTCTGGCGGAACAGAAGAACGCGACGCGCCTGCGGCTGCTGTCCGACCTCGGCGCGCGGGCGCAGAAGATCCGGATGCTCGGCACTGCGGCGATCGACCTCGCCTGGGTGGCGGACGGAAAGCTCGACGCCGCACTGATCCTGTCCAACAACCCGTGGGACACCATGGCCGGTGTGCTGCTCGTGCGCGAGGCCGGCGGGGCCGTCGTGGACCGCGACGGCAGCGAGCACACGGTCGGTTCGTCGTCGACGATCGCCGTCGGTGCCGGTCTGCGCAAAGAGATTCTGGACGCACTTGATCGGGCGTACGGGGTTGTTCGTTAG